A region of Methanomicrobium sp. W14 DNA encodes the following proteins:
- a CDS encoding radical SAM protein, protein MSVHCITEEKITTDRENSTGIYSVRCSICENRCTITEGATGRCRMYTVSDGLLKEKYPGMLFAMYPVSIENIPILHFMPNGKLMLISTIGCNFSCPGCVSWMIIKSPDSVSRMLKKVSPEEVVKSAKSEDCSGIVFCLNEPSVSYYSFLEYIRAAKENGLVAGCSTNGYMTKEAVVECSKYLDFVNIGLKGSSPERYRECKAASPDSVFRNIRLFHENGVHVEVSIMHLLGREEEVLKAAEIIGGISREIPLQIMPFMPHDESQRKDRPSVAESEKLCTSLEQYLDFVYIFNTPETERLNTYCPSCKRIIIKRKFNGPMGAKVISYREGGVCECGRDIGIKGEIKPHGFSEPRYIGGYRSVKALDGIAVHLKTLGVTDSSTVIDVWIKALESGYLSELHKKTSTVEGFFNDLGYFASLVGAEEKYREIYRKYHPVVEKISKAVAGAETPPVYSIMAKPVLPLFVDKMDIDLIRIAGGYPINLELGLDDKSTEMEIDPEVINSFRPEFVFVSGKRDGRGLTPGDWREAGFDIPAVEKGNVFSFFYPGSDSIFGWTITLMDLANRIHPEIFSFDLERERKLLAI, encoded by the coding sequence ATGAGTGTACATTGTATTACAGAAGAAAAAATAACAACAGACAGAGAAAACTCAACTGGTATATATTCAGTCAGGTGCAGCATCTGCGAGAACCGGTGCACAATAACCGAAGGTGCGACCGGAAGGTGCAGAATGTATACCGTATCGGACGGTCTGCTTAAGGAGAAGTATCCGGGAATGCTATTCGCCATGTACCCGGTCTCCATAGAAAATATTCCCATACTTCATTTCATGCCCAACGGAAAGCTCATGCTTATCTCGACAATCGGCTGCAACTTTTCATGTCCGGGATGTGTATCCTGGATGATAATCAAAAGCCCGGATTCGGTATCAAGGATGCTGAAAAAAGTCAGTCCTGAAGAGGTGGTTAAGTCCGCAAAATCAGAGGACTGTTCAGGAATTGTTTTCTGCCTGAACGAGCCTTCGGTGTCCTATTACAGTTTTCTTGAATATATCAGGGCCGCAAAGGAGAACGGCCTTGTAGCCGGCTGTTCTACAAACGGATACATGACGAAGGAGGCGGTTGTTGAATGCTCCAAATATCTTGATTTCGTAAATATCGGCCTTAAAGGGTCAAGCCCTGAAAGATACCGTGAGTGCAAAGCAGCATCCCCTGACTCCGTATTCAGAAATATCAGGCTTTTTCATGAAAACGGTGTCCATGTCGAAGTTTCTATAATGCACCTTCTCGGAAGGGAGGAAGAAGTATTGAAAGCCGCGGAGATTATCGGGGGAATTTCGCGTGAAATCCCTCTCCAGATAATGCCTTTCATGCCGCATGATGAATCACAGAGAAAGGACCGTCCTTCAGTCGCCGAGTCTGAAAAACTCTGCACTTCCCTTGAACAATATCTTGACTTTGTATATATTTTCAATACTCCTGAAACAGAACGCCTGAATACCTACTGCCCGTCATGCAAAAGGATAATAATAAAAAGAAAGTTCAACGGCCCTATGGGAGCGAAGGTGATAAGCTACAGGGAAGGAGGAGTATGCGAATGCGGGAGGGATATCGGGATTAAGGGGGAGATAAAACCTCACGGGTTTTCCGAACCAAGATACATCGGGGGATATAGGTCAGTCAAGGCCCTTGACGGAATAGCAGTTCACCTGAAAACACTGGGAGTTACCGACAGTTCAACGGTGATAGACGTCTGGATAAAAGCTCTTGAAAGCGGTTATCTAAGTGAACTTCATAAGAAAACGTCCACAGTAGAAGGGTTCTTCAACGACCTCGGTTATTTTGCATCTCTTGTCGGGGCAGAAGAAAAGTACCGGGAAATCTACAGGAAATATCACCCGGTTGTCGAAAAGATATCCAAAGCCGTTGCCGGAGCAGAAACTCCTCCGGTGTATTCTATTATGGCAAAACCTGTCCTCCCACTGTTCGTGGATAAGATGGACATAGACCTTATACGCATCGCAGGCGGATACCCGATAAATCTGGAACTGGGACTTGACGATAAGTCAACGGAGATGGAGATCGACCCTGAAGTTATAAATTCGTTCAGGCCGGAATTTGTATTTGTCAGCGGCAAGAGAGACGGCAGAGGTCTCACACCCGGTGACTGGCGTGAAGCGGGCTTTGATATCCCGGCTGTTGAAAAAGGAAACGTATTCAGTTTCTTCTATCCTGGCTCGGACAGCATTTTCGGCTGGACAATTACTCTCATGGACCTTGCAAACCGTATCCACCCTGAAATCTTTTCTTTTGACCTGGAGAGGGAAAGAAAACTGCTTGCAATATGA
- a CDS encoding site-specific integrase, which yields MTEKQIGKLKPPRTARSKYSEDDILTIDDIKTLIGAYKDLEELAIFTLLYEGALRIGEIGTLTWDMIDFHKTHVNLNINFKTGYPRQIPIILYKEYITLWRNTKDPEPGKPVFLNRYKEPYQYPALRKRLRVLANRAGLKTSLPPHLLRHTRITHMIQEGMNRETVGLICWGKVNAMELDRYAHMFGSVDDIVLRHYGLKQNNAQNAPEKTEPILCPDCGYVNPPGSLFCFSCNRPLTKEAAKTVENFSKNITPEMVQEMVALFLQKQMEEKS from the coding sequence ATCACTGAAAAACAGATAGGTAAATTAAAACCCCCGAGGACTGCCAGGAGCAAATATTCTGAAGATGACATTCTTACAATAGATGACATTAAGACCCTGATCGGTGCCTACAAGGACCTTGAAGAGCTTGCAATATTTACACTGCTCTATGAAGGTGCTCTCAGGATAGGTGAGATAGGGACCCTTACATGGGATATGATAGACTTTCATAAAACTCACGTGAACCTGAACATCAATTTTAAGACCGGATACCCACGCCAGATCCCGATAATTCTATACAAAGAATATATTACATTGTGGAGAAACACAAAGGACCCTGAACCCGGAAAACCGGTTTTCCTAAACAGATACAAAGAACCTTATCAATATCCTGCACTCAGAAAGCGTCTCAGGGTCCTTGCAAATAGAGCTGGTCTAAAGACATCTCTTCCCCCTCACCTCCTGAGACATACCCGGATAACCCATATGATACAGGAAGGTATGAACCGGGAGACGGTCGGCCTCATATGCTGGGGAAAGGTCAATGCTATGGAGCTTGACAGGTACGCTCACATGTTCGGCAGCGTGGACGACATTGTTCTCAGGCATTACGGGCTTAAGCAGAATAACGCTCAAAATGCTCCTGAAAAAACAGAACCGATACTCTGTCCGGACTGCGGGTATGTAAACCCTCCCGGGTCTCTTTTCTGCTTCTCGTGCAACAGGCCTCTGACAAAGGAAGCCGCGAAAACAGTTGAAAACTTCTCCAAAAACATAACTCCAGAGATGGTCCAGGAGATGGTTGCTCTTTTCCTTCAGAAACAAATGGAGGAAAAATCATGA
- a CDS encoding ATP-binding protein, with the protein MRITVASGKGGTGKTTFSANFAWSVSKNNRVMLTDCDVEEPNLHIFFGGEKTSEEVFAKKPRVDAGLCTFCGKCAGFCRFGAINVLKNRVLISDPVCHSCGGCTIICPENAISETEVSTGEISVVKVSPNLTLAEGRLYPGQPSGTGIIKALKGKCEKKETVISDAPPGSACLFLEAVSDSDYCILVTEPTPFGLHDLKAAYEAAKATGVPTGVVINKSLGDDCDVEEFCRLNSLEVIMKIPNDIKIAEIQNRGELFSEIYPEWTDKFTSLYGRLCNVIRGGDV; encoded by the coding sequence GTGAGGATTACTGTTGCAAGCGGTAAGGGAGGAACAGGGAAGACAACATTCTCTGCAAACTTTGCGTGGTCCGTCTCAAAAAATAACAGGGTAATGCTCACCGACTGCGATGTTGAGGAACCCAACCTTCACATATTCTTTGGCGGGGAAAAGACGTCAGAGGAGGTTTTTGCAAAAAAACCACGTGTTGACGCGGGATTATGCACATTCTGCGGGAAATGCGCAGGGTTCTGCCGTTTTGGTGCCATAAACGTCCTTAAGAACAGGGTTTTAATATCTGATCCCGTCTGCCATTCCTGCGGAGGGTGCACTATAATATGTCCTGAAAATGCAATCTCAGAGACAGAGGTTTCAACCGGGGAAATATCAGTTGTGAAAGTTTCTCCAAACCTTACGCTTGCAGAAGGAAGACTTTACCCGGGCCAGCCGTCAGGGACTGGTATAATAAAGGCTCTTAAGGGGAAATGCGAAAAAAAAGAGACTGTAATTTCAGATGCCCCGCCGGGCTCTGCATGCCTTTTCCTTGAGGCAGTTTCCGACAGCGACTACTGCATTCTTGTCACCGAGCCGACTCCTTTCGGGCTGCATGACCTAAAGGCCGCATATGAGGCGGCAAAGGCGACAGGTGTTCCGACAGGAGTGGTTATAAACAAAAGCCTCGGCGACGACTGCGATGTGGAGGAGTTTTGCAGGCTGAATTCGCTTGAAGTTATAATGAAAATTCCAAATGACATAAAAATTGCCGAAATACAAAACAGAGGGGAACTGTTTTCAGAAATATACCCGGAGTGGACTGATAAATTTACATCCCTTTACGGCAGACTTTGCAATGTAATCAGGGGTGGTGACGTATGA
- a CDS encoding DUF2283 domain-containing protein has product MAVEPVETDADTIDYGYENDSLFFFTRGEDYSHSLNLDNIIPDLNKENSLKGVEISNASKKFGVSKHALGNPHQIELNLDISDDKIELKLLIILKIRNKSTPRTIKTTDINEYNMPAMNMTMSCGVC; this is encoded by the coding sequence ATGGCTGTCGAACCGGTTGAAACAGATGCAGATACAATAGATTATGGTTATGAAAATGACAGCTTGTTCTTTTTTACCAGGGGTGAAGATTACAGTCACTCATTAAACCTGGATAATATAATACCTGACTTAAATAAAGAGAACTCCCTTAAAGGAGTTGAAATTTCAAACGCATCAAAAAAGTTTGGTGTTTCAAAGCATGCACTGGGAAACCCTCACCAGATAGAGTTAAACCTTGATATATCAGATGATAAAATTGAGCTTAAACTTTTAATTATCCTGAAAATAAGGAACAAATCCACTCCAAGGACAATAAAAACGACAGACATAAACGAATATAATATGCCGGCCATGAACATGACGATGTCATGCGGTGTCTGTTGA
- a CDS encoding sugar phosphate isomerase/epimerase has translation MYGVSTNCLLETKLEDALALLSDITSTVEIMDDGLHYLDSAEVPESFSYTYFLHAPARGVNIASQLEPIRKASVKVIKDCLKIGSDIEAKGVVVHPGYFTWTVEKDVGVFQLEKSLIEINQISDEYSMPFFIENMPKWDYFFLQTPEDLSLIKDFPLALDVGHAHMNNCLDEFLKAEVSHFHIHDNEGFLDSHLAIGDGNIDFAPVYEKIAESRGCPIVETATFDSAKRSVNILKRHK, from the coding sequence ATGTACGGTGTTTCAACAAACTGCCTTTTAGAGACAAAACTTGAAGATGCCCTCGCTCTTCTGTCAGACATCACCTCAACAGTTGAAATTATGGACGACGGTCTCCATTATCTTGATTCAGCCGAAGTTCCGGAGTCATTTTCATATACGTATTTTCTTCATGCACCTGCACGTGGTGTGAACATTGCGTCCCAGCTTGAACCCATAAGAAAGGCAAGCGTTAAGGTAATAAAGGACTGCCTGAAAATAGGCTCTGATATTGAAGCAAAGGGTGTTGTAGTCCACCCGGGATATTTTACATGGACCGTTGAAAAGGACGTAGGTGTTTTTCAGCTAGAAAAGTCACTGATAGAGATAAATCAAATATCCGACGAATACTCAATGCCTTTTTTCATCGAGAATATGCCTAAGTGGGACTATTTTTTCCTCCAGACACCAGAAGACCTCTCCTTAATAAAGGATTTTCCACTGGCGCTTGATGTCGGGCATGCACACATGAACAACTGCCTGGATGAATTTCTTAAAGCCGAGGTTTCACATTTCCATATCCATGACAACGAGGGTTTTTTGGACTCGCACCTTGCGATAGGGGACGGCAATATAGATTTTGCGCCTGTCTATGAAAAGATTGCAGAAAGCAGGGGATGCCCGATAGTGGAGACTGCAACATTTGACAGTGCAAAACGCAGTGTTAACATATTAAAGCGCCATAAATAG
- a CDS encoding IS5 family transposase: MLQNRYINLVKISQEVIKESKVPLRSSVFSKKKFNQHQLLSLIILKEERGVNYHNFCDLLEILTPIRDLLNLQEIPHFTTLHKFFSGFPARIFAIILTKTIKKLLQKGEKVPVTSIDATGFTSDYASHYYSKRIGKTRKSFVKTSVAVDSKSLLVLGWKFSKFPVNDRKHAKSLINQTQRVTKSQCFTMDKSYDAEWIHEYIRGYIGADSQIPVRKWDGKIHSGEVRFEMIENIDRKKYGKRNLVECVFLMIKRKYGETLRSRKYYNQLKEIKTRFIIHNMLLEKRD; this comes from the coding sequence ATGTTGCAGAACAGGTACATCAATCTTGTGAAAATCTCTCAGGAGGTAATAAAGGAATCAAAAGTACCTCTTCGTTCATCTGTTTTCTCTAAGAAGAAATTTAACCAGCATCAACTTCTCTCATTGATCATTTTAAAGGAAGAAAGAGGAGTTAATTACCACAATTTCTGCGACCTTTTAGAGATTTTAACTCCTATAAGGGACTTATTGAATCTACAGGAAATTCCTCATTTCACTACTCTCCATAAATTTTTTTCAGGATTTCCTGCACGGATTTTTGCCATAATTTTAACGAAAACAATCAAAAAATTGTTGCAGAAAGGCGAGAAGGTTCCGGTTACATCAATTGATGCAACCGGATTTACCAGTGATTATGCAAGTCATTACTATTCAAAGCGCATCGGAAAAACGCGTAAAAGCTTTGTAAAAACATCAGTTGCAGTTGATTCAAAAAGTTTACTGGTCCTGGGTTGGAAATTTTCAAAATTCCCGGTAAATGACAGGAAACATGCAAAATCATTGATCAACCAGACTCAGAGAGTAACAAAAAGCCAATGTTTTACTATGGATAAAAGCTATGATGCAGAATGGATTCATGAATATATTCGGGGATATATCGGTGCAGATTCTCAAATCCCTGTAAGAAAATGGGACGGAAAGATCCACTCCGGAGAAGTCAGGTTTGAAATGATTGAAAATATTGATCGAAAAAAATATGGTAAAAGAAATCTTGTCGAATGCGTTTTTTTGATGATTAAACGTAAGTACGGAGAGACTTTACGCTCAAGAAAATATTACAACCAACTCAAAGAAATTAAAACAAGATTTATCATTCACAATATGCTTCTAGAAAAAAGGGATTAA
- a CDS encoding NifB/NifX family molybdenum-iron cluster-binding protein, translating to MKICITVKNGNMETAVEKNFGRTPYLAVYDTQTKKTEFIENTSSAMASGAGRKTAQAVIDSGAEYVITGMTGGNAVDALKAAGIHIIKAGPGATLKEAINDFEIKNSC from the coding sequence ATGAAAATCTGTATTACAGTAAAAAACGGCAACATGGAAACTGCAGTGGAAAAAAACTTTGGCAGGACACCCTACCTGGCAGTATATGACACGCAGACAAAAAAGACTGAATTTATAGAGAACACAAGCAGTGCTATGGCAAGCGGAGCAGGAAGGAAAACTGCACAGGCCGTAATAGACAGCGGTGCAGAGTATGTCATCACAGGGATGACCGGAGGAAATGCTGTGGATGCCCTGAAGGCCGCAGGGATACATATAATAAAAGCCGGTCCGGGGGCGACGCTTAAAGAGGCAATTAACGATTTTGAAATAAAGAACTCCTGTTGA
- a CDS encoding ATP-binding protein, producing the protein MKSVAVVSGKGGTGKTTITAGFASLLAKERLTVADCDVDAANINLLFSAADDHKKDFFGSDASEIDCDKCICCGLCEENCRFDAISYNNSLDCFEVNGIKCEGCAVCTLVCENKAVSLSRKKTGNITVSSTGDFKIVHADLLPGCGSSGLLVKEVKKEAEDLSQNNGVILIDGPPGIGCPFIAAVSGVDYAVIVAEPGLSSLHDLKRAIEVIRNFGAEMFVIINRFDLNPDITKKIEDFCSDEKITVAGKIPYDLKVFSAIKNLKPVTYYNCPASEKIREVFSKISGITGLWGE; encoded by the coding sequence ATGAAGTCGGTTGCGGTCGTGAGCGGGAAAGGAGGGACCGGGAAAACTACAATTACAGCGGGTTTTGCCTCCCTCCTTGCAAAAGAGAGACTGACTGTTGCAGACTGTGATGTAGATGCGGCAAATATAAACCTGCTTTTCAGTGCAGCGGACGATCACAAAAAGGATTTCTTCGGTTCCGATGCATCGGAAATAGACTGTGACAAATGCATCTGCTGTGGCCTGTGCGAGGAAAACTGCAGGTTTGACGCAATTTCATACAACAACAGTTTAGACTGTTTTGAAGTTAACGGAATAAAATGCGAGGGCTGTGCAGTGTGCACCCTTGTCTGTGAGAATAAGGCAGTCTCCCTTTCAAGAAAGAAAACCGGGAATATTACGGTCTCTTCAACAGGAGATTTTAAAATCGTCCATGCAGACCTCCTTCCCGGGTGCGGGTCAAGCGGCCTTCTTGTAAAGGAAGTCAAAAAAGAGGCCGAAGATTTGTCTCAAAATAATGGTGTTATTCTTATAGACGGCCCGCCGGGAATAGGCTGCCCTTTTATCGCGGCCGTCAGCGGAGTTGACTACGCTGTAATCGTTGCAGAACCGGGTCTTTCATCGCTGCATGACTTGAAGCGTGCAATTGAGGTCATCAGAAATTTTGGTGCAGAGATGTTTGTAATAATCAACCGCTTCGATTTAAACCCCGATATTACCAAGAAGATAGAAGACTTCTGTTCTGATGAGAAAATAACTGTCGCAGGAAAAATTCCCTATGACCTGAAAGTCTTTTCAGCAATAAAGAACCTGAAGCCGGTAACGTATTACAACTGCCCCGCGTCTGAAAAAATCAGGGAGGTTTTTTCTAAAATATCCGGAATTACAGGACTTTGGGGTGAATAA
- a CDS encoding ribbon-helix-helix protein, CopG family, whose translation MVKISEKEKVSVRINADYIKILDKLAIENDRDRSGEINHAIKFYLDFAHEACKKGMSAEELHQWLYKEVEELSKKYDRLEEIVEKIADKKS comes from the coding sequence ATGGTCAAGATTAGCGAAAAGGAAAAAGTCAGTGTCAGGATCAATGCTGATTATATCAAAATACTAGATAAATTAGCAATTGAAAATGATAGAGACCGTTCTGGAGAAATTAATCACGCAATAAAATTTTATTTGGATTTTGCACACGAGGCTTGCAAAAAAGGTATGAGTGCTGAAGAATTGCATCAATGGCTATACAAAGAAGTTGAAGAGCTGTCTAAGAAGTATGATCGGCTTGAAGAAATTGTTGAGAAGATAGCTGATAAAAAATCTTAA
- a CDS encoding AAA family ATPase: MSFSNIFQSDSSQNLSDELVEMLNDLTHELTYVKKYYESGKENKAKSKYERAFEYYNNSIDILESGINEYFEVFEDDTGSIEEFLNLLEACYNAFYSWDDTFGYDFSDNKLKTDALLNLSRGRFLMLSEKYRLALRKYQDGLESSPDVYIAEFYKRIGDVYRELKNYDKSLNFYNNAIKVDWEKTGAWCGKMLVLAELERSDDAIESAYTVLELCEKDSLEYYIANATLTTCFCDSGKYQDSLDHPLVLLPDHEETKGLNAFLCYCRYYALKMTHAPENECNEAYNNALEYNPDIESTEEVKELLQKGTSDQSKRIIKDSSKSSLDDMLSDLNGENDGKSLEDLLRELNELTGLSSVKEDINSQINLVKLRQIRENNGLNQPELSLHMVFSGNPGTGKTTVARLVAEIYHKLGVLSRGNLVEVDRSDLVAGYVGQTALKVQEVVQSALGGILFIDEAYTLTNSKGGNDFGDEAIATLLKAMEDNRSDFLVIVAGYPDLMQEFLQSNPGLRSRFNKFINFEDYSPDELIEILNIRCHKNGMTLTEESQVYAKAVFEKRCKTKGADFANGREVRNFFEQAYKNMSNRLAMKENPSKEDLSTIILDDLKGISL, encoded by the coding sequence ATGAGTTTTTCCAATATATTTCAGAGTGATTCCTCACAGAATTTATCCGATGAACTTGTTGAGATGCTTAATGATTTAACTCATGAATTGACTTATGTAAAAAAATATTACGAATCCGGAAAAGAGAACAAAGCTAAATCAAAATACGAAAGAGCTTTTGAATATTACAATAATTCAATAGACATTTTAGAATCCGGGATTAATGAATATTTTGAAGTTTTTGAAGATGATACAGGCTCTATTGAAGAATTTTTGAATTTATTAGAAGCCTGCTATAATGCTTTTTATTCCTGGGACGATACTTTTGGTTATGACTTTTCTGATAATAAACTAAAAACTGATGCATTACTTAATCTATCACGCGGAAGATTTTTGATGTTGTCCGAGAAATATCGTCTTGCTCTTAGGAAATATCAGGACGGATTAGAATCCTCTCCAGATGTTTATATAGCTGAATTTTATAAAAGAATCGGTGATGTCTATCGTGAACTTAAAAATTATGACAAATCCTTGAATTTTTATAATAATGCTATTAAAGTTGATTGGGAAAAAACCGGTGCATGGTGTGGAAAAATGCTGGTTTTGGCTGAACTGGAAAGATCTGATGATGCCATTGAATCTGCATATACAGTTTTAGAACTATGTGAGAAGGATTCCCTTGAATATTATATTGCAAATGCAACTTTAACTACCTGTTTTTGTGATTCCGGTAAATATCAGGATTCCTTAGACCATCCACTGGTTCTTTTGCCAGATCATGAAGAAACTAAGGGTTTAAATGCTTTTTTATGTTACTGTCGGTATTATGCCCTGAAAATGACTCATGCACCTGAAAATGAATGCAATGAAGCATATAATAACGCTTTGGAATATAATCCCGATATTGAATCAACAGAAGAAGTGAAGGAATTACTGCAGAAAGGAACGTCTGATCAATCTAAAAGAATAATAAAAGACAGCAGCAAAAGCAGTCTTGACGATATGCTAAGTGACCTTAACGGTGAAAATGACGGGAAATCACTGGAAGACTTACTCAGAGAACTTAACGAACTTACAGGTTTGTCTTCAGTAAAAGAAGATATAAATTCACAGATAAATCTAGTAAAATTAAGGCAGATCCGCGAGAATAACGGATTAAATCAACCTGAACTTTCACTACATATGGTCTTCTCCGGAAACCCCGGGACCGGGAAAACCACAGTAGCAAGACTGGTTGCTGAAATTTATCACAAACTGGGCGTCCTTTCCAGGGGAAACCTTGTTGAAGTGGACAGATCAGACCTTGTTGCAGGATATGTCGGTCAGACTGCACTAAAAGTTCAGGAAGTTGTGCAGAGTGCACTGGGAGGTATTTTGTTTATCGATGAAGCTTACACGTTGACAAATTCAAAAGGGGGAAATGATTTTGGTGATGAAGCAATCGCTACTTTGTTAAAGGCAATGGAAGATAATCGCAGTGATTTTCTGGTTATTGTTGCAGGATACCCGGATTTAATGCAGGAATTTTTACAGTCAAATCCCGGTCTTCGCTCCAGATTTAACAAATTTATTAACTTTGAAGATTATTCTCCTGACGAACTGATAGAGATCCTCAATATACGTTGCCATAAAAACGGAATGACTTTGACGGAAGAAAGTCAGGTTTATGCAAAAGCTGTCTTTGAAAAAAGATGCAAAACAAAGGGAGCGGATTTTGCAAATGGCAGAGAAGTCCGGAATTTCTTTGAGCAGGCGTATAAGAATATGTCAAACAGACTTGCTATGAAAGAAAATCCATCAAAAGAAGATTTGTCCACAATAATCCTGGATGATTTAAAGGGTATATCCCTTTAA
- a CDS encoding PIN domain-containing protein, which produces METKFFEYYKYPDKRLDQIWDNCIFVFDTNVLLNFHVYNQQTVKEFLKDFKLKPDRFWIPYHVGKEYHNHLYCIILEQIVAYQDISSKLEESKQKVIDFCNKYSKHPYLKLEKNIQKIESAYDSCLEALKKCEEENPSGVNETEVTGIIKKFFSGRVGDKLSDDEIEKIEKEGEIRYSKKIPPGFEDNSKNENKFGDLIIWNEIIKYSQEIQKPVIFITEDRKDDFWFNISGRTIGPAPSLLREFYEKTGQYYYQYRFDRFLEFYHEKYGVKTDKLILEVQDLNKKKEESDKEKIEDYNIDYKFDSFKNLRHNINEDSPQKGNKFDPYFSYNSSREIEFQRNILYSELKKLESDLVIYSDIISNGFKQLDKISPSDSMYKKIILQIEYMNKQTYTTRDKISRIKSQLSKFDESKWCNQRNNYNNDTKDY; this is translated from the coding sequence TTGGAGACTAAATTTTTTGAATATTACAAATATCCTGATAAAAGATTAGATCAGATCTGGGATAATTGCATATTTGTTTTTGATACAAATGTGCTTTTGAATTTCCATGTATATAATCAACAAACTGTAAAAGAATTTTTGAAAGATTTCAAATTAAAACCAGATAGATTTTGGATACCTTACCACGTAGGAAAAGAATATCACAATCATTTGTATTGCATAATATTAGAGCAAATTGTAGCTTACCAAGATATTTCATCAAAACTAGAAGAGTCAAAACAGAAAGTAATTGATTTTTGCAATAAATACAGCAAGCATCCCTATTTGAAATTAGAAAAGAATATCCAAAAAATAGAATCTGCATATGATTCCTGTTTAGAAGCACTAAAGAAATGTGAAGAGGAAAATCCTTCAGGAGTTAATGAAACAGAAGTAACAGGAATTATAAAAAAATTTTTTTCAGGCAGAGTTGGTGATAAATTATCTGATGATGAAATTGAAAAAATAGAAAAAGAAGGTGAAATAAGATACTCTAAAAAGATTCCTCCGGGCTTTGAGGATAATTCTAAAAATGAAAATAAATTTGGAGATTTAATAATCTGGAATGAAATAATTAAATATTCTCAAGAAATTCAAAAACCTGTAATATTTATTACTGAAGACAGGAAAGATGATTTTTGGTTTAATATAAGTGGAAGAACGATAGGTCCTGCTCCCTCTTTATTAAGAGAGTTTTATGAAAAAACAGGGCAATATTATTATCAATATAGATTTGATCGGTTTTTAGAGTTTTATCATGAAAAATATGGAGTCAAAACAGATAAATTGATACTTGAAGTTCAGGACTTAAATAAAAAGAAAGAAGAAAGCGACAAGGAAAAAATTGAAGATTATAATATAGATTATAAATTTGATTCTTTCAAGAATCTAAGACATAATATAAACGAAGATTCGCCCCAAAAAGGGAATAAATTTGATCCTTATTTCTCATATAATTCTTCAAGAGAGATTGAATTTCAGCGGAATATTCTTTATTCAGAATTAAAAAAATTAGAATCTGATCTTGTGATTTACAGTGATATAATATCAAATGGATTTAAACAACTAGATAAAATTAGTCCCAGCGATTCTATGTATAAAAAAATTATTTTACAAATAGAATATATGAATAAACAGACATATACTACAAGGGATAAGATATCCCGTATAAAATCCCAGTTATCCAAATTTGATGAATCCAAATGGTGCAATCAACGTAATAACTACAATAATGATACCAAAGATTATTAA